From the Desertibacillus haloalkaliphilus genome, one window contains:
- the wecB gene encoding non-hydrolyzing UDP-N-acetylglucosamine 2-epimerase — protein sequence MTVFGTRPEAIKMAPLVLELNKHPEEIESIVTVTGQHREMLDQVLQIFDVTPDYDLNIMKERQTLVDVTTNALQGLDKVIKEVKPDVVLVHGDTTTTFVASLAAFYNQVSVGHVEAGLRTWNKFSPFPEEMNRQLTGVISDLNFAPTEKAANNLRAENKDEETIFITGNTAIDALKTTVSESYHHEVLEKIGDDRFILLTAHRRENLGEPMRNMFRAIKRLVNEHEDVQVVYPVHLNPVVRELADEVLGNDPRIHLIEPLGVLDFHNFASKADIILTDSGGVQEEAPSLGTPVLVLRDTTERPEGIEAGTLKLAGTEEEHIYTLAYELLNDDHAYQQMAKASNPYGDGNASKRIVDAILYHFERKSERPLPFQP from the coding sequence ATGACGGTATTTGGAACGAGGCCAGAAGCAATTAAAATGGCTCCGCTCGTGTTGGAATTGAACAAGCATCCTGAAGAGATTGAATCAATTGTAACCGTAACTGGGCAACACCGTGAAATGCTTGATCAAGTTTTGCAGATCTTTGACGTAACACCTGATTATGATTTAAACATCATGAAGGAACGACAAACGCTTGTTGATGTAACAACAAATGCATTACAAGGGCTCGATAAAGTGATTAAAGAAGTAAAACCGGATGTAGTCCTCGTTCATGGCGATACAACGACGACGTTTGTAGCTAGTCTAGCAGCCTTTTATAATCAAGTATCTGTCGGTCATGTGGAAGCGGGCTTGAGAACGTGGAATAAGTTTTCGCCTTTCCCAGAAGAGATGAACCGTCAGCTTACTGGGGTCATTTCCGACTTGAATTTTGCTCCAACAGAAAAAGCTGCTAACAATTTACGAGCTGAAAATAAGGATGAAGAAACGATATTCATTACTGGGAACACCGCAATCGATGCGCTCAAAACGACGGTCTCAGAGTCGTATCATCATGAAGTACTTGAAAAAATCGGTGATGACCGCTTCATTTTATTAACAGCACATCGCCGTGAAAACTTAGGAGAGCCGATGCGCAATATGTTCCGTGCGATCAAGCGTCTTGTCAATGAACATGAGGATGTACAAGTGGTTTATCCTGTTCACTTAAACCCAGTTGTTCGTGAGCTTGCTGATGAAGTTCTTGGCAATGACCCGCGCATTCATTTGATCGAACCACTAGGTGTGCTTGACTTCCATAACTTTGCTTCAAAAGCGGACATCATTTTAACCGATTCTGGTGGCGTTCAAGAAGAAGCACCGTCATTAGGCACACCAGTCCTAGTGCTGCGTGATACCACTGAGCGTCCTGAAGGGATTGAAGCTGGAACGTTAAAATTAGCGGGCACAGAAGAAGAGCACATCTATACGCTTGCTTACGAGTTGCTAAATGATGATCATGCTTATCAACAAATGGCAAAAGCCTCAAATCCATATGGAGATGGCAATGCCTCAAAACGAATTGTTGATGCGATCCTTTATCACTTCGAACGAAAAAGCGAGCGGCCGCTCCCTTTCCAACCATAA
- the glyA gene encoding serine hydroxymethyltransferase has protein sequence MEFLKKQDPEVFAAIEKELGRQRDKIELIASENFVSEAVMEAQGSVLTNKYAEGYPGRRYYGGCEHVDVAEDLARDRAKEIFGAEYVNVQPHSGAQANMAVYFTILEPGDTVLGMNLSHGGHLTHGSPVNFSGVQYNFVEYGVDEKTQTINYDQLLELAKEHKPKLIVAGASAYPREIDFKKFREIADEVGAYFMVDMAHIAGLVATGLHNSPVPHADFVTTTTHKTLRGPRGGMILCKEEFGKKIDKSIFPGIQGGPLMHVIAAKAVAFGEALKPEFKTYGENIIKNAQRLGETLKSEGVDLVSGGTDNHLVLLDLRSLGLTGKVAEKALDDVGITTNKNTIPFDPESPFVTSGIRIGTAAVTSRSFGEAEMDEIGKIIALTLKNTENEAKLKEASERVSALTSKFEMYPSL, from the coding sequence ATGGAATTTTTAAAAAAACAAGACCCAGAAGTTTTTGCAGCGATTGAAAAGGAATTAGGGCGTCAACGCGATAAGATTGAATTAATCGCTTCAGAAAACTTTGTTAGTGAAGCAGTGATGGAAGCTCAAGGTTCGGTTCTTACTAATAAATATGCGGAAGGTTACCCAGGTCGTCGTTATTATGGTGGTTGTGAGCATGTTGACGTAGCAGAAGACCTTGCTCGTGACCGTGCAAAAGAGATTTTCGGTGCTGAATATGTAAACGTTCAGCCACACTCAGGTGCTCAAGCGAACATGGCTGTATACTTTACTATTTTAGAGCCAGGTGACACGGTTCTTGGGATGAACCTATCTCATGGTGGTCACTTAACACACGGAAGCCCAGTAAACTTCAGTGGGGTGCAATATAACTTCGTTGAGTACGGTGTAGATGAAAAGACACAAACCATTAACTACGATCAACTTCTAGAATTAGCAAAAGAGCATAAGCCAAAGCTAATCGTTGCTGGGGCTAGTGCGTACCCACGTGAAATTGATTTTAAAAAGTTCCGCGAAATCGCTGATGAAGTTGGCGCTTATTTCATGGTTGATATGGCTCACATCGCTGGTCTAGTTGCCACTGGCCTTCATAACAGCCCAGTACCACATGCTGACTTTGTAACAACAACAACACATAAAACACTACGTGGACCTCGTGGCGGTATGATTTTATGTAAAGAGGAATTCGGTAAGAAAATTGATAAATCAATCTTCCCTGGAATCCAAGGTGGTCCTTTAATGCATGTCATCGCAGCTAAAGCTGTTGCTTTTGGTGAAGCATTAAAACCAGAATTCAAAACATATGGTGAAAACATCATCAAGAACGCACAACGCCTAGGCGAAACGCTTAAGAGCGAAGGTGTTGACCTTGTCTCTGGTGGAACGGACAACCATCTTGTTCTTCTTGACTTAAGAAGTCTTGGGTTAACAGGTAAAGTGGCAGAAAAAGCATTAGATGATGTTGGGATTACAACAAATAAAAACACAATCCCATTTGACCCAGAAAGCCCATTTGTAACGAGCGGTATCCGTATCGGGACAGCTGCTGTCACGTCTCGTAGCTTTGGTGAGGCTGAAATGGACGAGATTGGTAAAATCATCGCCTTAACGTTAAAGAACACAGAAAACGAAGCAAAGCTAAAAGAAGCAAGCGAGCGCGTTTCTGCGTTAACGAGTAAATTCGAAATGTACCCAAGCCTATAA
- the rpiB gene encoding ribose 5-phosphate isomerase B: MKVAIGSDHGGLSIKEEIKKMMDEAGIEYVDVGCDCTTSVDYPDYAIPVAEKVAAKEVDRGILICGTGIGMSIAANKVQGVRCALVHDLFSAKATREHNDSNVLAMGERVIGPGLALEIAKVWLDTDYEGGRHANRVGKITDYEARS; encoded by the coding sequence ATGAAAGTAGCAATTGGTTCAGATCATGGTGGATTGTCAATTAAGGAAGAAATCAAAAAGATGATGGATGAGGCTGGGATTGAGTATGTTGATGTAGGTTGTGACTGTACAACGTCTGTTGATTATCCGGATTATGCCATTCCAGTTGCCGAAAAAGTCGCTGCCAAGGAAGTTGATCGTGGCATTTTAATTTGTGGAACAGGCATTGGCATGTCGATTGCTGCTAACAAAGTCCAAGGTGTACGTTGTGCGCTCGTTCACGACCTGTTTAGTGCCAAAGCAACACGTGAGCACAATGACAGTAACGTGCTAGCGATGGGAGAACGTGTCATTGGACCAGGACTTGCTCTTGAGATTGCAAAAGTGTGGTTAGACACAGACTATGAAGGTGGGCGACACGCCAATCGCGTTGGCAAAATTACCGACTATGAAGCCCGTTCGTAA
- a CDS encoding TIGR01440 family protein yields the protein MNELKQQLETVLDDLHAAMPLDEHKLLVIGASTSEVIGKHIGSSGTEEVGESLFAAIKQYQQKTNVQLAFQCCEHLNRALVVERATAEARQYDIVSVIPVKQAGGSMATYAYQQLKDPVVVEFIRADAGIDIGDTFIGMHLKHVAVPVRSRITDIGQAHVTLAKTRPKMIGGARAVYERKQDHENCT from the coding sequence ATGAATGAACTTAAACAACAGCTTGAAACGGTACTCGATGATTTACATGCAGCGATGCCGTTAGATGAGCACAAGTTACTTGTGATTGGTGCTAGTACAAGTGAGGTCATCGGCAAGCATATTGGCTCTAGTGGTACAGAAGAAGTTGGTGAATCATTATTTGCAGCGATCAAACAATATCAGCAAAAGACGAACGTTCAGCTTGCGTTCCAATGTTGTGAGCATCTAAATCGTGCGTTAGTCGTTGAACGCGCAACGGCTGAGGCACGTCAATATGACATCGTTTCGGTCATTCCCGTTAAGCAAGCGGGTGGCTCAATGGCGACTTATGCCTACCAACAGCTAAAAGACCCTGTCGTTGTTGAGTTTATTCGTGCAGATGCCGGAATTGATATTGGTGATACGTTTATCGGTATGCATTTAAAACATGTCGCCGTCCCTGTGCGCAGTCGCATCACTGACATTGGACAAGCCCATGTGACGTTAGCGAAAACAAGGCCGAAAATGATCGGCGGTGCTCGTGCCGTATATGAAAGAAAGCAGGATCATGAAAATTGTACGTAA
- the upp gene encoding uracil phosphoribosyltransferase, giving the protein MSKVYVFDHPLIQHKLTYIREKTTGTKEFRELVDEVAALMAFEITRDLPLKDVTVNTPVGPATSKAIAGKKLGLVPILRAGLGMVDGILRMIPAAKVGHVGLYRDPETLQPIEYYVKLPKDVEEREFIVIDPMLATGGSAVEAIHSLKKRGAKNIKLMCLIAAPEGVEVFQEAHPDVDIYLAAMDEKLDEKGYIVPGLGDAGDRLFGTK; this is encoded by the coding sequence ATGAGTAAAGTATATGTATTTGATCACCCGCTAATTCAGCACAAATTAACGTATATCCGTGAAAAAACAACAGGAACAAAAGAGTTCCGCGAGCTTGTTGATGAAGTTGCCGCTTTAATGGCTTTTGAAATCACTCGTGACTTACCATTAAAAGATGTAACCGTAAATACTCCAGTTGGACCAGCAACATCGAAAGCGATTGCTGGTAAAAAATTAGGGCTAGTGCCAATCCTCCGCGCAGGCCTAGGTATGGTTGATGGGATTTTACGAATGATTCCAGCGGCTAAAGTTGGCCATGTTGGATTATACCGTGACCCAGAAACACTACAACCAATTGAGTACTACGTAAAGTTACCAAAAGACGTGGAAGAGCGTGAATTTATTGTGATTGACCCGATGCTAGCAACAGGCGGCTCAGCAGTAGAAGCTATACATAGTTTAAAGAAACGTGGAGCAAAAAACATTAAGCTAATGTGCTTAATTGCAGCCCCAGAGGGTGTAGAAGTGTTTCAAGAAGCGCATCCTGATGTTGATATTTATTTAGCAGCTATGGATGAAAAGCTTGATGAAAAAGGCTATATCGTTCCAGGGCTAGGCGATGCTGGTGACCGTTTATTTGGTACGAAATAA